A genome region from Homo sapiens chromosome 8 genomic patch of type FIX, GRCh38.p14 PATCHES HG76_PATCH includes the following:
- the SPAG11B gene encoding sperm-associated antigen 11B isoform D preproprotein (isoform D preproprotein is encoded by transcript variant D; The RefSeq protein has 1 substitution compared to this genomic sequence) — protein sequence MRQRLLPSVTSLLLVALLFPGSSQARHVNHSATEALGELRERAPGQGTNGFQLLRHAVKRDLLPPRTPPYQGDVPPGIRNTICHMQQGICRLFFCHSGEKKRDICSDPWNRCCVSNTDEEGKEKPEMDGRSGI from the exons ATGAGGCAACGATTGCTCCCGTCCGTCACCAGCCTTCTCCTTGTGGCCCTGCTGTTTCCAG GATCGTCTCAAGCCAGACATGTGAACCACTCAGCCACTGAGGCTCTCGGAGAACTCAGGGAAAGAGCCCCTGGGCAAGGCACAAACGGGTTTCAGCTGCTACGCCACGCAGTGAAACGGGACCTCTTACCACCGCGCACCCCACCTTACCAAG GGGATGTTCCACCGGgaattagaaataccatctgCCGTATGCAGCAAGGGATCTGCAGActttttttctgccattctggTGAGAAAAAGCGTGACATTTGCTCTGATCCCTGGAATAGGTGTTGCGTATCAAATACagatgaagaaggaaaagagaaaccaGAGATGGATGGCAGATCTGGGATCTAA
- the SPAG11B gene encoding sperm-associated antigen 11B isoform G preproprotein (isoform G preproprotein is encoded by transcript variant G; The RefSeq protein has 1 substitution compared to this genomic sequence), translating to MRQRLLPSVTSLLLVALLFPGSSQARHVNHSATEALGELRERAPGQGTNGFQLLRHAVKRDLLPPRTPPYQGDVPPGIRNTICHMQQGICRLFFCHSGTGQQHRQRCG from the exons ATGAGGCAACGATTGCTCCCGTCCGTCACCAGCCTTCTCCTTGTGGCCCTGCTGTTTCCAG GATCGTCTCAAGCCAGACATGTGAACCACTCAGCCACTGAGGCTCTCGGAGAACTCAGGGAAAGAGCCCCTGGGCAAGGCACAAACGGGTTTCAGCTGCTACGCCACGCAGTGAAACGGGACCTCTTACCACCGCGCACCCCACCTTACCAAG GGGATGTTCCACCGGgaattagaaataccatctgCCGTATGCAGCAAGGGATCTGCAGActttttttctgccattctg
- the SPAG11B gene encoding sperm-associated antigen 11B isoform E precursor (isoform E precursor is encoded by transcript variant E; The RefSeq protein has 1 substitution compared to this genomic sequence) yields the protein MKVFFLFAVLFCLVQTNSGDVPPGIRNTICHMQQGICRLFFCHSGEKKRDICSDPWNRCCVSNTDEEGKEKPEMDGRSGI from the exons ATGAAggtcttttttctgtttgctgtTCTCTTTTGTTTGGTCCAAACAAACTCAG GGGATGTTCCACCGGgaattagaaataccatctgCCGTATGCAGCAAGGGATCTGCAGActttttttctgccattctggTGAGAAAAAGCGTGACATTTGCTCTGATCCCTGGAATAGGTGTTGCGTATCAAATACagatgaagaaggaaaagagaaaccaGAGATGGATGGCAGATCTGGGATCTAA
- the SPAG11B gene encoding sperm-associated antigen 11B isoform C preproprotein (isoform C preproprotein is encoded by transcript variant C), which produces MRQRLLPSVTSLLLVALLFPGSSQARHVNHSATEALGELRERAPGQGTNGFQLLRHAVKRDLLPPRTPPYQEPASDLKVVDCRRSEGFCQEYCNYMETQVGYCSKKKDACCLH; this is translated from the exons ATGAGGCAACGATTGCTCCCGTCCGTCACCAGCCTTCTCCTTGTGGCCCTGCTGTTTCCAG GATCGTCTCAAGCCAGACATGTGAACCACTCAGCCACTGAGGCTCTCGGAGAACTCAGGGAAAGAGCCCCTGGGCAAGGCACAAACGGGTTTCAGCTGCTACGCCACGCAGTGAAACGGGACCTCTTACCACCGCGCACCCCACCTTACCAAG aacCTGCATCAGATTTAAAAGTTGTTGACTGCAGGAGAAGTGAAGGCTTCTGCCAAGAATACTGTAATTATATGGAAACACAAGTAGGCTACTGCTCTAAAAAGAAAGACGCCTGCTGTTTACATTAA
- the SPAG11B gene encoding sperm-associated antigen 11B isoform B precursor (isoform B precursor is encoded by transcript variant B) — MKVFFLFAVLFCLVQTNSVHISHREARGPSFRICVDFLGPRWARGCSTGN, encoded by the exons ATGAAggtcttttttctgtttgctgtTCTCTTTTGTTTGGTCCAAACAAACTCAG TGCACATCTCTCACCGGGAGGCTCGAGGACCCTCATTTAGGATCTGTGTGGACTTTTTAGGGCCTAGATGGGCCAG GGGATGTTCCACCGGgaattag
- the SPAG11B gene encoding sperm-associated antigen 11B isoform A preproprotein (isoform A preproprotein is encoded by transcript variant A), whose amino-acid sequence MRQRLLPSVTSLLLVALLFPGSSQARHVNHSATEALGELRERAPGQGTNGFQLLRHAVKRDLLPPRTPPYQVHISHREARGPSFRICVDFLGPRWARGCSTGN is encoded by the exons ATGAGGCAACGATTGCTCCCGTCCGTCACCAGCCTTCTCCTTGTGGCCCTGCTGTTTCCAG GATCGTCTCAAGCCAGACATGTGAACCACTCAGCCACTGAGGCTCTCGGAGAACTCAGGGAAAGAGCCCCTGGGCAAGGCACAAACGGGTTTCAGCTGCTACGCCACGCAGTGAAACGGGACCTCTTACCACCGCGCACCCCACCTTACCAAG TGCACATCTCTCACCGGGAGGCTCGAGGACCCTCATTTAGGATCTGTGTGGACTTTTTAGGGCCTAGATGGGCCAG GGGATGTTCCACCGGgaattag